From Nitrospirota bacterium, the proteins below share one genomic window:
- a CDS encoding transposase, translating to MTTSRQIAQCCQENIIFMALSADTRPHFTTIADFISSADQEIIRLFLEVLMTCDEMGLIGKEMFAIDGCKMPSNASKEWSGTKEELQHKKDKMEKAIKQILARHREMDKKEKDKEIIKQEEKYAQTIKDKVKKIKQFLKENDDKPGKTGKPIKSNITDNESAKMKTSHGVIQGYNGVAVVDDKHQIIVHAEAFGAAQEHDLLKPMIEGTKENFRELGDNNVFEKTKLVADTGYHTEANMQMVMEEGIDAYIPDTQFRKRDPRFADADRYKERSRKELRELHGAKMLYRAKDFTLSQDKRFCICPAGKRLYRNGGNVILDRNTAIKFRSCKTRCRVCEVREKCLRNPETSEVRQVCFIQGRIADISETFTEKMKQKIDSIKGRLLYSRRLGIAEPP from the coding sequence ATAACTACAAGCAGGCAGATAGCGCAATGCTGTCAGGAGAACATAATATTCATGGCCTTGTCAGCAGACACGCGGCCTCATTTTACAACCATAGCTGATTTCATATCATCGGCAGACCAGGAGATAATCCGGTTATTTCTTGAAGTCTTAATGACATGTGATGAAATGGGGCTGATAGGCAAGGAGATGTTTGCAATAGACGGCTGCAAGATGCCCTCCAATGCCTCAAAGGAATGGAGCGGAACCAAAGAAGAGCTTCAGCACAAGAAAGACAAGATGGAGAAGGCGATAAAGCAGATACTTGCAAGGCATCGGGAGATGGACAAAAAGGAAAAAGACAAGGAGATAATCAAGCAGGAAGAAAAATACGCACAGACCATCAAAGATAAAGTAAAGAAGATAAAACAGTTTCTAAAAGAAAACGATGATAAGCCCGGCAAGACTGGAAAGCCCATAAAGAGCAATATCACGGACAATGAAAGCGCCAAGATGAAGACCTCACATGGAGTGATACAGGGCTATAACGGAGTGGCGGTAGTTGACGATAAACATCAGATCATAGTGCATGCAGAGGCCTTTGGAGCAGCACAGGAACACGATCTTCTTAAGCCAATGATAGAAGGGACAAAAGAGAACTTCAGGGAACTTGGTGACAACAACGTATTTGAAAAGACAAAACTTGTAGCAGACACCGGATACCACACAGAGGCAAACATGCAGATGGTGATGGAAGAAGGGATAGATGCATACATACCAGATACCCAGTTTCGAAAGAGAGACCCGAGATTTGCAGATGCGGACAGATATAAAGAGAGGTCACGGAAGGAACTAAGAGAACTTCATGGGGCAAAAATGTTATACCGTGCAAAAGACTTTACACTGAGTCAAGACAAGAGATTCTGCATTTGTCCTGCTGGAAAACGACTTTATAGAAACGGCGGCAATGTAATACTGGACAGGAATACAGCGATCAAATTCAGAAGCTGTAAGACCCGCTGCCGTGTATGCGAAGTGAGAGAAAAATGTTTAAGGAATCCTGAGACCAGTGAAGTGAGACAGGTATGCTTTATTCAGGGGCGCATAGCTGATATTTCAGAGACTTTTACAGAAAAGATGAAACAAAAGATAGATTCGATAAAAGGCAGACTTCTTTACAGCAGAAGACTCGGGATAGCAGAGCCTCC